Sequence from the Rutidosis leptorrhynchoides isolate AG116_Rl617_1_P2 chromosome 3, CSIRO_AGI_Rlap_v1, whole genome shotgun sequence genome:
GACATACCCATTCAATAAAGGAAGCCAATGTAAGTTTGCCTATAAGGGCTTACCTTACAGAGATTATCATCACTCCCAGAATAAATCAGATTGCTAGCTTCATCGGCAAAACACACACTGTTTACGTCTGACTGCATTAGGTAACAACATACTAAATAATTACTCAACTGATAGCAAACCAGTGAAGATTTATAATTAGTTGTGAGTAGAGGTGGCAACAAAAACCAATTTAATTATACATGAGTCGATTTAGGCTACGTTATATCTCTAACAAGATTATATATCATCCGAAGTTTATAAAACCCCCTAAATCCTTTTATTTGGAAGGGGGAAATGCCTAAGTTATGGCTGAACTTATATAATCATTGTAATTATATTTGACATATCAACTATATGTGGAAAATAAAAGAAGGTGAAGACAAAATGGATCAAGTAGAAAGCATATACATGTTTAAAAGAAAAGGTGCATTCACATAACAAAATAAAACTATAAGCATCAAAAACAAGACCCTGGATGTAGAATTAAGATTGTAAGCCTATAACTAACAATGCAATTACCGTATGTGCTTGAATCCGAAGAGAAAGTTTGTTTGCTTCGATATCATAGACATAAATTGAATCATCACTGCTTCCAGCTACAAGTTCTTTGCCATCATTAGAAAACTTCACAGAAAAAATTCCAAATGAATAACCCTCGTCATCATCACCCGAAAACTCTAGTCCTTCATGAATCTCCTGCAAAATAATTGCCATGTCAGTTTGCTTCTGGGATTAAAGAAACATAAAGATCTTGATTCAAAAACACGAAAAGTGACTCATATGGTCATCAAGACACACATATCATACCGTGACATTTGCATGAGACTCTGTTGCAACAGATCCAATATCCACAATGTTGACTGTAGGAGACATAGTAGCATAAACCTGCAAGGAGCAAATATGATACACAAATGTTGAAAATGAAATCTGTAATCACTTAATAAACCTCGCACCCTAAGAGTCAAGCACAGAAACTattcttgagttttttttttttttaaaacagaagaaaaagaaaactaAGATTTAAAGCATTCATGTTTATATACCAATTCCCATGGTCCCACCATCCATGCTATTATACTCAGTAACTTAGTAGTTTTAACTTATACTGTCACTGATATTACAACCGAACAATTTGAAAGCAAAATAGAAAGTTTTCGCATGTCTACACTACAACCTAAATTCGGGATATCACTTTCATAATGAGATACTCACTAGGAAACGTTTATCTGGTGAAAGCGATGTGTCAGTAACCGTCCACCGTAAGCTTCTGGCAACGATATTCTTCTGAAGTTTCCACCCCATTTCAGCATTATAAATTTTGATGTGGCTTCCCTGTTACAGAGTATAATTTTCACCTGTTTGGAGCAATAATATACACAAAGTCTAATTGCAAAGACCATATATACTAGTATTGGACAGGGTTATCGTTAACCCATAAAAGATGAACATCAATAAACTGGCATGAAATACATTGTAGAAACAAAAATTTATCTAATTTGTTTTAGATTATTATAACTTCAACGATAGGACAAAAACAAAATACCTGAAACGCAGCAACAAAAAGGGCACCATCATTTGAAAACTGTGAGACGTAAGCACGGGTAGTCAATTGGTCAACAACAGTAGGACCTTTAATAGGCAAATATTTGTTCAAAATATGACAGCGATCGGCTGCAGAGAACCTCCCTCTACCAGAATAATTCCCTTCTCGACCCGCTAACATCTTCACCGGAGAAACGGGAAACTCGTTCCTCTGTGGAAGACCCCGTTTTAACTTATCATGGGGAGTCGAACCCAGCTTCGTAAGCTGAGCAACTTCATGATCCAATTCAATCTGTGATGAAGGTCGGGGACTGTCATTATCATCTCTAACAGGAGAAGATTCACTATCTGAGTAATCGGGATCAATCTCCAATCTACTCAAAGCATATCCCATTTCACCTATAGCCGTGTTCCAAGCCCTAAAGTACATTTTAACACAAAcactttatatattattaaaaactTATGATAGCTTAAAGCAATACACTACGCTCCTTCATAACATCCCCAAATTTCAGCTTGCAAACCCTGCaaacaaatatattactatatcATATCTCGATCCTCTTATACACACTCAACAAACTCTATCATTACTTTCTTGTTCTATACGAGTTCCATAGACACATATTTCAATATGAATAACAATACTACCGTATGCAAATCGATACACTGTCAACATATATTATCGATCATGTATAAAAACATAAACTAGCGAAAATATCATTTTCTATCTTACTCTTCAAAATGCACAACATATGTCAGTTATTAGTCTTCAAACACCAAAAGACAATCTCAAACTTGTTCATCAAGACACTAGTTTCACCATGAAATAACACTATCACAATTCACAAGCAAATCGATATAATTTCGAACTAAATTTTTGATCACGTATTCATAACATAAGCTAATTCAACAATTACTTAAGCTATGTATAAAATCTTAAACAATATTATCACTAACATGTTAACGATTTGTCGATTTCTAATTGTAGACTAgtttatgaaaactgaaatcttAACAAATTATcaaaaaattatattattaataggaGACCTAAAATTAGGATTTACGAGATATAATAGATAAATTATATAATCATGAAGATGAATTATAATAACTGAAATTAAACGCAACATATGAAGCAAAATCAATTAATTAAATTACCTGAAGCTGGCTCTCACTACAAATGATCAGAATTCAGTCACAACACCTGCCTTCAGCTGATTTATTatattgattttattttatttgatttgatttggttatttaatttaattatttcccTCATTTTTTCCTGGATATTACTGGAACCGCTAAACCGCACACTGATGTTGAATATTGGCTTTTATTAACTTTAACTATAAAATTAAAATACAGTTATAGCTGATAAATCAAGTTAAACTATTGACAAAGAACAAAAAGCGCATCTAGTGTAGTGGTATCATAGTACCCTCCCACGGTACTGACCGGGGTTCGATTCCCCGGATGCGCATGTTTTTTGATTTTGTTTGcccttatttgtttttatttactcCCTATATTTTACTCGTAATATTGTTTGGCAAAAGAAACTGCTATATAGATAAAATTTTGAACTTTGTtaaaaactagttgtggagccctcgtttcgcgtcgggggctccgttttaaatgcgagttaaaaaaaaaaagtcttgatctattttgtaaaaaagaatttttttcgacatctaacattgaagggttgttccttttgtgaatgtttttcgacatcttttggtagcattgaagggttgttccttttatgaaagttgtctctTTTATCGTTAAGGTAGGGGAAAAAAAGGTAgttgatttttttataaaaaagaatttttttcgacatcttttgataacattgaagcgttggttcttttacgaaagttgcttcttttatcgttggagaccaaaaaaaaggtgaaatgacgaaaatacccctggttactattgatgaatagtgctacatggttttgtcttttagatagtataataataattagaaatatacaTGGTTTAAGATTTACAATGCTTGGTAGAATTTTTTTTGTTCCCTTTTTTTTTTGAACAAAGAGTTTTTagacaaatattattaataaaaataattaaaaaaaaatgtacAATTAAGAACAATTGCTGCTAGAAAGTCTAGCAGCCAAGCAAAAATGACCCAACTAGCTACCAACAAGCATGATAACTTGCCCGCAACCAAACTAGCCAAATACCCCTAGCCTAGGTTCAATTCAACTTTTAACTGATTATCTAGGCATGAGGCCTTGAAGCGGACGGATAACAGTTTTAACCTGACCACAGAGCGAATTATCTCTGACAATTGATCCAttgttttgtgtctaccattgatcAACTGACTATTCCTTTCTTCCCAGATAAAATAGACACTCACAGCAAAACAAAGCTTAGCGACAACAACTCTATAAGAGTTACGACCCGCAACTAGGACAAGATTATCTATACACACTCTCCAATCATCACTATCGATAGGAATACGAACTAATGCTAAAATTATACGCTAAAGCTTAGAAGTATAAGCACATTTGAAAAATAAGTGATCGTGAGAGTCCATATAATCATTGCAAAAGAAACATTTCAACACCGGTTGTGCCATCAACTTCCATGGTTTTAGACTATCTTAAGTCTTGATACCTTCACTGTTAATAGCCACATCAGTGCATGCTTCAGTATACTCTGGCTAAACCATATAACCTGGAACCTTGTCACGTGATGAGCTTGAGGTCGAATAGAATCACATATACAAGCAGCCGAACATGAGTACAATTTACCATCTACACTCTTCCAACATAAATTATCCTCCATGTTGTTTAAATTCGGCAGAATCATAGTTTGAAGAGTCGGGTATGTTTGGGCCCAACATGATGGCCAAACCGCACCATTAGATCCAATAACATCACAAACTTTATCATATTTGTAAAAATCAGTATCCACTATATTATTTCCATTTGCTTGGCGGAAATCATATGTTGAGCGATGATGCTCACTTTTAATCTACTTAAGGTAGAAAAAAAGTTAAGACCACGAGTCTTTAATAAGAAAGAAAATGTGTATGCATTTTCAACAGAAAAGAAAATGCGTCTCCGAGTGAGACTCACTCCAAACCAAACCTAACCTCAAGTCATCCTCCTACCTAAAAATCTTCTAATATTTCATCTACACACTTTTCATTCTCATCTTTACTATAACACTTTTAACCTACAATCTAATTGTTTAACTTTTTTAGTTTTAAaaaataatattacattttatttatgttTTAGCTATACATGTTTTTGTTTTCTAATTACATACTGTTTTAGTTTTCTCTAACAATTATCAGATAAAATGTCGTTGTCGTACATAAATGAGTTATGTATCGCGAATAATTACTTTCACTTAATAATATACACAGTTTTAAAGAGCAAAAACAACTTGAAATTTCAAATAAAAATCTTTGACGAAGCGCGAACAACAAAACTAGTTACTACCATTGAATGTGCTACTTTTTATCGACACTTAAAAACATATTAATACCCAATTTGAGAGTAGGTAGTTAAGCCATTTCACTTATTGAACAAGGCTCCATGGTCGATCGACAAAATGTTATTGAACTGAAAGACTACTCTTGTTGAATCTCAATACGAAGACTTTTCTTAGAATTTTCAAACcagcacacatacacacacatacacatttgTCCACGACAAGACTTGAATTCATAACTTCAAGGTTAATAACTCTTCGATCCCATTGGGTCATAAGCCCGTTCGTACATGAATGAAGATATGATTTCATGTTGACAAACAAAACAATCATAATGTGGaagaatttaatataaaaataaataaatggagTGAATAAGTGAGCGTACTAGAAATGAAAATTAAAAAATGAGGAGGGTGCAAACTTTAAATTTTTTATAAAAGAAATACTTATAATGAATAAAAAAAGGTATTGGTGGGATTCGAACCCTCACAACTCAAGTAACAAAACCTAACAACTACCACTGCGAtagttgcatatatgaaaacacgtaaaaagtcacgttttcactccCGTTATCTCTCGAGAAACGCACCCCTATAAATACCCGGATCCGGTTGGTCGGACCTAAATCCGCTCCACTTTTCAAAATCCGATTAGCTGCTAAGCAACCGGCTTGCATCCGTCCTGCGCATGTACAACATCACCCTGATCCGGTACCTTGGTGGTAGGGGTGATCAAAATATCCGAATCCGGATTATCCGAAATCTGAATCCGAAAATATTTGAAAAATCGGATATTCGATTTTTCGGATTCAGATATCGGATGTAGTTTTCAAAATTTATCCGGAAATTTCGAAAaatccgaaaaatatccgaaaaaatatCCGAAATATCTGAAATATCCGAAAAGTATCCGaaatatccgaaatatccgaaTAACATCCGAAAATATTGGAAGTTCTTCAAAAaaatcggatattcggataatccgatatccgaatccgaaatttcggatatccgaaaatcggatatccgaaatttcggatacgaATTTCAGATGAGAAttttcactatccgaattttcgaaTATCCGAAAATTCGAATATGCAAATTTCGGATATCTGGAAATGAACACCCCTACTTGGTGGTACCCGGATCTGGCCGAATCCTGGAACCAAGACTGGGTCGGATCCGACCCAAGCCAAAATGTAGACCCATGCAAGGCTCAGATCTGAACCCCCAACGCAATAATCCAGCCATTTTTAGCAAAGTTAGGATCTTTATTTTGCGTTTCAAGTCCGAGGGATTTTCCAAACTTGAAAATTCGAGGGATAAAATGTAAATTTGTTCGGATTAGTTTTGGGGGACTAGAAGTGTTAAATTCCAATATTTCTTACCCTATAAATACTTCACTACTCACTTCAAACAATCATTTTGGAACTACTCATTTTTTAGCACACCTTTCATCCATTAttcacttttatattttatatttgtaaTTAATACTAATCACACTAATTAGTAATTAAGGAGGCAATCTAGGAAGTGTGCTAGATGGTCAGATATTTGTAGAAACACTATCGGGTTTTTAATCTAAGCATATGTTTCTTTGTTTATTCTaagcatgttttttttttttttttttttttcatatttattCTGCTTGTGATTTATTTACCATGTTGGCGTAAATATCCGAGTGGTTGCTATGATTGGTGTAGGTGTTAGAGTAGTAATGTAATATCTAGTATTGTTATGCCGGTTAGCCTTTaggttgaaaatatgaaatgaaaatTCACATATTTAGTGGTATTATGTATCCAATTTGTAATGTGACTTAGATCTAGTCTTGCCCAATGAGAATAGTTAACTCATTAGGCTTAGGTTTTAGTTATTTTATGCCTGATAGATTCTTTGAACACATCAAGACCATTAATCTCCTTGCACCTCGTAAATTTATCGGAGATAAAGATCATAGGATTAGAGGTAAATTCAATTTGTAATGGTGCATTTGTAATCTTTTAGAGAATTCTCGAGATAATCACCGCTAGGTTAAACATCTTAACTGTCAACTGTTAGAAATTGACCAAGCCGATTACGTATCCCCGTAGGAATAGTGTGCCTTATCAGTCCTCGTAGGAATAGTGTGCCTTCTTAGTATGTGAGTATGAACCACCTAGTTGTCTCATATTTTTTCACTTATAGTCTATTGCCACTTTTTAAAGAACGAACCTAGGTCATGCTACCGCTACTACCATTTTCCGAACCTAGGTCGCAACCTATTTGTGAGATCTTGCCAAAAATTTAAATTGACTGAATTTAACCTTGAAATCGATTGCAATACACTTCAGACGTAGTCATTAAGTATTATTGCGAAGAATTCAAGCAAAAAACATCAACAATTAACAGATTCGATGATGAACACACCGAATATTGTTCatatgaactcaaaatcaaaaaATGAAATCTAGAAAATTTCAGTAATCGAACTCTTCACGAAAATTGTTTAATATCATATTCCTAATGCTCGTCAATCGTGATTATAATTTGAAACGTCATATAGATTTAGAATTTGAATTATGAACAAACTGTTGACTTTATATTCCAAGTTTTGACTCATGAATTCGTTATCAAATCTAAGAGTTAGAATCTAAAACTTTGCAAGATTCACGATAAATTCTTACATATATGCGTTTTTAATTTTTcgccatatgattgatttttaaaGATACATTTACCATAAGCATACAAAATATAAGTATGTAataatataagtatgtaatgttcaATCTGTAAACAGACTGAGTTCAGCCTGTAGACAGACTGAGATCACAGTTACCACCGCTCATAggctctctgatatatatatatatatatatatatatatatatatatatatatatatatatatatatatatatatatatagtcatagaGAGAGGATCAAGTGAGAACTTTTtcagtgtgagaactctaggaactccaaaataccctgaaattcgagcaaaaaaagtgacAGGCGAGCAAACAAACaaggaattcgagcaaaaaacaAGGAATTTGAGCAAAAAAAACAATGGCGAGCAATTTTTTTTTCgaattacaaaaatgtagaacacaaaattgttcgaatttcacaTGTTCTAcaaatttttgttcgaatttgaaaaatgtagaacacaaaataGTCTGAATTTCACcagtttttgttcgaatttcactgtTTTGTTCGCCCGCCATTTTATTTTTGTTTGACTTTCaccttttttgttcgaatttcaccttttttgttcgcccgcccttttttttgttcgaatttcagtgtattttgaagtattttggagttctcagggtcataaagttctcatttgatccattTACTATATATAGTCAAAGGATCTGGAGCGAACTTTCCATAGGAGAGAACCGAGGGAACCAAAGACGTGTTCATCGCTGGATCGATCTAGGTGTTCTTAATTcaaattaatcacaatttcaagCTCCTCGATACTTGTTTTCAGCTTCGTGATGTATCAAAACAAGTTCTAATTCCACGATTGATTTCAGAATCGAAGGTTGAGGTTTGAAGatgttcatcatcgatttttgcctTTTGCTTATGTTTTGATCGATGACGCTTCACGAAATCTTCTAGTCACTGCTATTGGAACAAGGTAACATCAATTTCAAACATTAATTCAGTTGATTAAAGAATCTACACATCAGATTGAGTAGGTGCATATGGTATATGAACTCAATCTCTacacagattgagttcaatctgtaCACATATTGAGTTCACTGATAATCACATGTTTGCTTTAATCATTTCGTGTAATTTTTATGATGTTGCagatttaaattaaaaaaaaaacatttttaatCTGTTACAGATTGAAAGTCAATCTGTTTGCAGATTGAAGGTCAATTTATTGCAGATTGAAGGTCAACAATTACagacttaaattaaaaaaaaaaattcaatctatTGCAGATTGAAGGCCAGTCTGTTGCAGAGTAGGTCATCTGTTGGTTCCACCGATTCTGAAATAGTTCTCCGGGTTCTTTCCTTAGTTGAGTTCTCTAGGaatcctctccatatatatatatatatatatatatatatatatatatatatatatatatatatatatgtgtgtgtgtgtgtgtgtgtgtgtgtgtgtgtgtgtgggggggggggttGGAAGAACAAAATGAAGAGAAGTGAGGGGAAACATTTTGAGTCACAAATTTAGGGAGGTGAATGTTTGAGATCAGGGCGAGGacaatattttaaaattaaatatgggTGACTGTGTGGTCGAGAATCCTTCATCCAACATGTTCTTCCCTCTTGATCATACCCTT
This genomic interval carries:
- the LOC139899347 gene encoding LEC14B protein-like isoform X1, encoding MYFRAWNTAIGEMGYALSRLEIDPDYSDSESSPVRDDNDSPRPSSQIELDHEVAQLTKLGSTPHDKLKRGLPQRNEFPVSPVKMLAGREGNYSGRGRFSAADRCHILNKYLPIKGPTVVDQLTTRAYVSQFSNDGALFVAAFQGSHIKIYNAEMGWKLQKNIVARSLRWTVTDTSLSPDKRFLVYATMSPTVNIVDIGSVATESHANVTEIHEGLEFSGDDDEGYSFGIFSVKFSNDGKELVAGSSDDSIYVYDIEANKLSLRIQAHTSDVNSVCFADEASNLIYSGSDDNLCKVWDRRCFRSKGKPAGILMGHLEGITFLDSRNDGRYFISNGKDQTIKLWDIRKMSSNATRTPGFRNYEWDYRWMDYPLRARDIKHPCDQSVSTYKGHSVLRTLIRCYFSPEYSTGQRYIYTGSHDSCVYVYDLVSGAIVARLAHHKSTVRDCSWHPHYPMLVSSSFDGEIAKWEFPGYGETRIPVNTTRPRRQHFD
- the LOC139899347 gene encoding LEC14B protein-like isoform X2, which codes for MGYALSRLEIDPDYSDSESSPVRDDNDSPRPSSQIELDHEVAQLTKLGSTPHDKLKRGLPQRNEFPVSPVKMLAGREGNYSGRGRFSAADRCHILNKYLPIKGPTVVDQLTTRAYVSQFSNDGALFVAAFQGSHIKIYNAEMGWKLQKNIVARSLRWTVTDTSLSPDKRFLVYATMSPTVNIVDIGSVATESHANVTEIHEGLEFSGDDDEGYSFGIFSVKFSNDGKELVAGSSDDSIYVYDIEANKLSLRIQAHTSDVNSVCFADEASNLIYSGSDDNLCKVWDRRCFRSKGKPAGILMGHLEGITFLDSRNDGRYFISNGKDQTIKLWDIRKMSSNATRTPGFRNYEWDYRWMDYPLRARDIKHPCDQSVSTYKGHSVLRTLIRCYFSPEYSTGQRYIYTGSHDSCVYVYDLVSGAIVARLAHHKSTVRDCSWHPHYPMLVSSSFDGEIAKWEFPGYGETRIPVNTTRPRRQHFD